A genomic segment from Agelaius phoeniceus isolate bAgePho1 chromosome 2, bAgePho1.hap1, whole genome shotgun sequence encodes:
- the VAMP1 gene encoding vesicle-associated membrane protein 1 isoform X2, producing the protein MSDPAPQPAPGAPEGGAPEGGAPEGAAPGGGPPGAPPNLTSNRRLQQTQAQVQEVVDIMCVNVDKVLQRDEKLSELDDRADALQAGASVFESSAAKLKRKYWWKNCKMMIMMGVIGALVVVVIAIYFFT; encoded by the exons AT GTCTGACCCGGCTCCGCAGCCTGCTCCCGGCGCTCCCGAAGGAGGAGCTCCCGAAGGAGGCGCTCCCGAGGGGGCAGCCCCCGGTGGGGGTCCCCCCGGGGCTCCCCCCAACCTGACCAGCAATCGCCGCCTGCAGCAGACGCAGGCACAAGTGCAGGAG GTGGTTGATATAATGTGTGTAAACGTAGACAAGGTGCTGCAGCGAGACGAGAAGCTGTCAGAGCTGGATGACCGGGCAGATGCGCTGCAGGCCGGCGCCTCAGTCTTTGAAAGCAGCGCAGCCAAACTCAAAAGGAAGTACTGGTGGAAGAACTGCAAG ATGATGATCATGATGGGAGTGATTGGTGCCCTTGTGGTGGTGGTGATTGCAA TCTACTTTTTTACTTAA
- the VAMP1 gene encoding vesicle-associated membrane protein 1 isoform X1, with amino-acid sequence MSDPAPQPAPGAPEGGAPEGGAPEGAAPGGGPPGAPPNLTSNRRLQQTQAQVQEVVDIMCVNVDKVLQRDEKLSELDDRADALQAGASVFESSAAKLKRKYWWKNCKMMIMMGVIGALVVVVIASKYQKPQAQR; translated from the exons AT GTCTGACCCGGCTCCGCAGCCTGCTCCCGGCGCTCCCGAAGGAGGAGCTCCCGAAGGAGGCGCTCCCGAGGGGGCAGCCCCCGGTGGGGGTCCCCCCGGGGCTCCCCCCAACCTGACCAGCAATCGCCGCCTGCAGCAGACGCAGGCACAAGTGCAGGAG GTGGTTGATATAATGTGTGTAAACGTAGACAAGGTGCTGCAGCGAGACGAGAAGCTGTCAGAGCTGGATGACCGGGCAGATGCGCTGCAGGCCGGCGCCTCAGTCTTTGAAAGCAGCGCAGCCAAACTCAAAAGGAAGTACTGGTGGAAGAACTGCAAG ATGATGATCATGATGGGAGTGATTGGTGCCCTTGTGGTGGTGGTGATTGCAAGTAAGTACCAAAAACCTCAGGCTCAAAGGTGA
- the MRPL51 gene encoding large ribosomal subunit protein mL51, producing the protein MAAAAALLLRAAGRALLGRATPLPCAERGFSDCGGARWAPARPGLPVPLSSPLAGLSRPIRIKEPPKRKPVDRWTKKRALFGVYDNVGILGGFQIHPKNLIMGPTWLRGWRGNELQRCLRKKRMVGDRMFAEDYHKLNKRIRYLYKRFNRTGKHR; encoded by the exons ATGGcggcggccgcagcgctgctgctgcgggcggcgggccgggccctGCTGGGCCGTGCCACTCCCCTGCCCTGCGCCGAGCGGGGCTTTAGCGACTGCGGCGGGGCGCGCTGGGCGCCCGCACGGCCCGGCCTCCCCGTGCCGCTGTCCTcgcccctggcagggctctccCGGCCCATCCGCATCAAGGAGCCGCCCAAGCGCAAGCCGGTAGATCGGTGGACGAAGAAGCGGGCCTTGTTCGGGGTGTATGATAACGTGGGGATCCTGG GCGGCTTCCAGATCCACCCGAAGAATCTCATCATGGGGCCCACCTGGCTGCGAGGCTGGCGGGGGAATGAGCTGCAGAGGTGCCTCCGCAAGAAGCGGATGGTGGGCGATCGGATGTTTGCAGAGGACTATCACAAACTCAACAAGAGGATCCGCTACTTGTACAAGCGCTTCAATCGCACCGGAAAGCACCGCTAG